One Bradyrhizobium sp. CCGB12 genomic window carries:
- a CDS encoding HlyD family type I secretion periplasmic adaptor subunit: protein MSGQVAPALQSIQRYMIVGMIMLALVTFGVGGWATTTQLSGAVIAQGTVVVDSSVKKVQHATGGIVGELRVRQGDRVKAGDILIRLDETQTLANATIVTNSIDELFARQARLEAERDGADQVTFPKVLLDRAMESNSEANRAITAERKLFDLRRQARSGQKAQLQEKSAQLENEIKGYMGQTEAKQKEVEFIRQELEGVRSLWQKNLVPITRLNALERDSARIEGERSQLAGMIAQSKGKISEIGLQIIQVDQDLRTEVGKDLIDTRSKLAELSERKTAAIDQLNRVDIRAPQSGRVHELNVHTVGGVISPGEQIMLIVPDADSLAIEVKIAPRDIDQVYVGQIATMRFAAFNQKTTPEIDGEVGMVSADITQDQRAGTSYYTGRVMLKPEELAKLGSAKLLPGMPVEVFIKTAGRTALSYLLKPLQDQAGHAFKER from the coding sequence ATGAGCGGTCAGGTGGCGCCAGCGTTGCAATCGATCCAGCGTTACATGATCGTTGGAATGATCATGCTCGCTCTGGTGACGTTTGGGGTCGGTGGTTGGGCGACAACGACCCAATTGTCGGGCGCGGTGATCGCTCAAGGCACGGTTGTGGTGGATTCCAGCGTCAAGAAGGTCCAGCACGCCACGGGCGGAATCGTGGGAGAGTTGCGCGTGCGGCAAGGCGACCGGGTCAAGGCAGGCGACATCCTGATCCGCCTCGACGAGACTCAGACGCTCGCGAACGCGACAATCGTCACCAACAGCATCGATGAGCTGTTCGCACGGCAGGCTCGTCTCGAGGCCGAGCGCGATGGCGCCGACCAGGTCACGTTTCCCAAGGTGCTGCTCGACCGGGCCATGGAGAGCAACTCCGAGGCGAATCGTGCAATCACCGCGGAGCGTAAGCTGTTCGACCTGCGTCGTCAGGCGAGGAGCGGCCAGAAAGCGCAGTTGCAGGAGAAAAGCGCGCAGCTGGAAAACGAGATCAAGGGCTATATGGGCCAAACCGAGGCCAAGCAGAAGGAAGTCGAATTCATCCGCCAGGAGCTGGAGGGCGTGCGCAGCCTCTGGCAGAAGAATCTGGTGCCGATCACGCGGCTCAATGCCCTTGAGCGTGACTCCGCCCGCATCGAAGGCGAGCGCAGCCAGCTGGCCGGAATGATTGCTCAGTCGAAGGGCAAGATCTCGGAAATCGGACTCCAGATCATTCAGGTCGACCAGGACCTGCGGACCGAAGTCGGCAAGGACCTGATCGACACGCGCTCGAAACTCGCCGAACTGAGCGAGCGCAAGACTGCCGCTATTGATCAGCTGAACCGGGTCGATATCAGGGCTCCGCAATCCGGCCGTGTCCACGAGCTGAACGTCCACACCGTTGGCGGTGTCATCTCGCCCGGCGAGCAGATCATGCTGATCGTACCTGATGCAGATTCGCTCGCGATCGAGGTCAAGATCGCACCGCGCGATATCGACCAGGTCTATGTGGGGCAGATCGCGACGATGCGGTTCGCAGCGTTCAACCAGAAGACCACGCCCGAAATCGACGGGGAGGTCGGCATGGTCTCGGCAGATATTACGCAGGATCAGCGCGCCGGCACGAGCTACTACACGGGCCGCGTCATGCTGAAGCCGGAGGAGCTGGCGAAGCTCGGGTCGGCCAAGCTGCTGCCTGGCATGCCGGTCGAGGTCTTCATCAAGACGGCAGGTCGGACCGCGCTGTCGTACTTGCTCAAGCCGCTGCAGGATCAGGCGGGGCACGCGTTCAAGGAGCGTTGA
- a CDS encoding type I secretion system permease/ATPase: MMDFGRRGGFPPPTNLIRIPLLHISELWAAGRQWAEDAELRTPQLVGWAKRPIEALRQRIFTGRHRPADHYDDSQSELSAFLRSCRRIFWALAAFSGMSNLLMLTGSFFMLQVYDRVLPGRSIPTLIALMVLATVLYLFQGGLDFIRSRISARVGRYFDEVLGARIFDALVRLPLKTRADGDGLQPVRDLDQVRSFLSSGGPTALFDLPWMPIYLGVCFLFHFWIGVTALVGALVLVGITILTETRTQGPAKASSRLAVSRTALVLEGRRNAEVLQAMGMRQQAGLRWRDVNAKYLAAHERASDVANGLGGASKIFRAILQSLVLAVGAVLVINQESTAGIIIAGSILTARALAPVEMAIANWKGFVAARQSGYRLDHLLKLLPQEEERLALPAPVATLTAEHLYVGAPNAERATLSEVSFQLRSGQAVGIIGPSGSGKSTLARALVGVWPCTRGRIRLDNAALDHWSSDALGKHIGYLPQDVELFDGSIAMNIARFDPQATAAAVLEASHSAGAHDLILSLPDGYSTKIGEGGLALSAGQRQRIGLARAFYGKPFLVVLDEPSSNLDAEGEEALTEAILNVRRRGGIVVIVAHRPKALEGVDHVLCLGEGKVQSFGKREEVLRKVLRTPVPLKVVAEAQGGGR, from the coding sequence ATGATGGACTTTGGACGGCGGGGGGGATTCCCCCCGCCCACGAATCTCATTCGAATTCCACTTCTTCACATCTCAGAGCTCTGGGCGGCTGGACGGCAGTGGGCGGAAGACGCCGAACTGCGGACACCGCAACTGGTCGGCTGGGCGAAGCGCCCGATCGAAGCCCTGCGACAACGAATATTCACCGGTCGACACAGGCCGGCGGATCACTATGACGACTCGCAGTCGGAGCTGTCGGCCTTCCTGCGGTCTTGCCGCCGGATTTTCTGGGCACTCGCGGCCTTCAGCGGGATGAGCAATCTCCTCATGCTCACCGGTTCGTTCTTCATGCTGCAGGTCTACGATCGGGTGCTGCCCGGGCGCAGCATACCGACACTGATCGCCTTGATGGTCCTGGCGACGGTGCTCTACCTGTTTCAGGGTGGGCTCGACTTCATCAGGAGCAGGATCAGCGCCCGGGTCGGGCGGTATTTCGATGAAGTGCTCGGCGCTCGCATATTCGACGCGCTGGTTCGCCTGCCTCTTAAGACCAGGGCGGATGGCGACGGCTTGCAGCCGGTGCGGGACCTTGATCAGGTCCGCAGTTTCCTGTCGAGCGGTGGGCCGACGGCACTATTTGATCTGCCCTGGATGCCGATCTATCTCGGCGTCTGCTTCCTCTTTCACTTCTGGATCGGCGTCACTGCGCTGGTCGGCGCGCTGGTGCTGGTCGGCATTACGATCCTCACGGAAACTCGCACCCAAGGGCCGGCAAAGGCGTCCTCGCGTCTGGCCGTTTCGCGAACTGCCCTTGTGCTCGAGGGGCGGCGAAATGCCGAGGTCCTGCAGGCCATGGGCATGCGGCAGCAGGCGGGCTTGCGTTGGCGGGACGTCAACGCGAAGTACCTCGCGGCGCATGAGCGGGCCAGCGATGTCGCAAACGGGCTCGGTGGCGCTTCCAAGATCTTCCGGGCGATCCTGCAATCGCTGGTTCTGGCCGTCGGGGCCGTCCTCGTCATCAACCAGGAATCGACGGCCGGCATCATCATTGCCGGATCGATTCTCACCGCGCGCGCACTGGCGCCGGTCGAAATGGCCATTGCGAACTGGAAAGGTTTCGTCGCCGCGCGGCAATCGGGCTATCGGCTCGATCACTTGCTGAAGCTTCTGCCTCAAGAGGAGGAGCGGTTGGCGCTGCCTGCGCCTGTTGCAACCCTCACCGCCGAGCACCTCTATGTCGGCGCTCCGAACGCCGAGAGGGCCACCCTCAGCGAAGTGTCATTCCAGCTGCGGAGTGGGCAGGCGGTTGGAATCATTGGTCCGAGCGGATCCGGCAAGTCGACGCTGGCACGTGCGCTGGTTGGGGTGTGGCCGTGCACTCGAGGCCGGATCCGGCTCGACAACGCCGCCCTCGATCACTGGTCTTCGGACGCCCTCGGCAAGCACATCGGTTACCTGCCTCAGGATGTGGAATTGTTCGACGGCAGCATCGCAATGAACATTGCGCGGTTCGATCCCCAGGCAACGGCTGCCGCTGTTTTGGAGGCCTCGCACTCCGCGGGCGCGCACGATCTCATCCTTTCGCTTCCTGATGGCTACAGCACGAAGATCGGCGAGGGGGGATTAGCGCTATCCGCCGGCCAGCGGCAGCGCATCGGGCTTGCGCGCGCCTTTTATGGCAAACCCTTCCTGGTCGTGCTCGATGAGCCCTCGTCCAATCTCGATGCCGAGGGCGAGGAGGCTTTGACCGAGGCGATCCTGAACGTGCGCCGTCGGGGAGGAATTGTCGTCATTGTCGCCCACCGCCCGAAGGCGCTGGAAGGTGTTGACCATGTCCTGTGTCTCGGGGAAGGCAAGGTTCAGTCCTTCGGCAAGAGAGAAGAGGTCCTCAGGAAAGTGTTGCGAACTCCGGTACCGCTCAAAGTCGTCGCGGAAGCTCAGGGAGGCGGCCGATGA